A window of the Microvirga terrae genome harbors these coding sequences:
- the ung gene encoding uracil-DNA glycosylase → MTGPISQALAEFRAKPRAAGWLRLPFFQDGSAEAVAAKVDAVIASGAQVLPPPEAVFTSISLTPLDRVKVVVLGQDPYPTPGDSHGLAFSYRGSRRLPASLRTILAEMAEDLGVPMPKSGDLSKWAQQGVLLINTALTVEAGQSGAHMKFGWSALVDQAISAISAQQPAVVFLLWGGPARKRAALVDRTKHLVIEAGHPSPLNRLNDFRGTRPFSRANAWLAEKGLEPVDWRLDT, encoded by the coding sequence ATGACCGGACCCATCAGCCAAGCCCTTGCCGAATTCCGCGCCAAGCCCCGGGCCGCCGGATGGCTTCGACTGCCTTTTTTCCAGGATGGAAGCGCCGAGGCCGTCGCCGCCAAGGTCGATGCCGTCATCGCGTCCGGCGCGCAGGTGCTGCCTCCGCCCGAGGCCGTGTTCACCAGCATCTCCCTGACGCCTCTCGACCGGGTCAAGGTGGTCGTGCTCGGCCAGGATCCTTACCCGACACCGGGCGATTCCCACGGCCTCGCCTTCTCCTATCGCGGCTCCCGGAGGCTGCCGGCCTCCCTGCGCACCATCCTGGCCGAGATGGCGGAGGACCTGGGCGTACCGATGCCGAAATCGGGCGACCTGTCGAAATGGGCGCAGCAGGGCGTGCTGCTCATCAACACGGCGCTGACGGTCGAGGCCGGGCAATCGGGCGCGCATATGAAATTCGGCTGGTCCGCCCTGGTGGATCAGGCCATTTCGGCCATCTCGGCGCAGCAGCCCGCCGTCGTCTTCCTGCTCTGGGGCGGCCCGGCCCGCAAGCGGGCCGCGCTGGTCGACCGGACGAAGCACCTCGTGATCGAGGCGGGGCACCCCTCCCCGCTCAACCGGCTCAACGACTTCAGAGGCACGAGGCCCTTCAGCCGCGCCAATGCCTGGCTCGCCGAGAAGGGACTGGAGCCGGTGGATTGGCGGCTGGACACATGA
- a CDS encoding aromatic amino acid transaminase, which produces MTEPLFGQVEPFAGDPILSLNDSFKADPRSEKVNLSIGVYTDENGRIPVLGAVKAGHERVGFAGRPYLPMEGHAIYREGVQKLVFGAGHPAVADRRVATIQTLGGTGAVGIAADFLAKHTPGRTVLVSDPTWENHHGLFQRAGFETATYPYWDSASRSVDFDGMIKALEAAENGSIVVLQPVCHNPTGVDLDERQQDAVTDVLIAKRHIVVFDMAYQGFGNGLDEDAAFVRRYAERASCLVANSFSKNFSLYGERCGGLSVVCRDADEAERVLGQLKLAVRRSYSSPPMTGGLLVATVLGNDDLRAQWAGEVGTMRTRMDAMRKRLADEIRALSNEVDVGFLLNQRGMFSYTGLSEAQVRAMRERDGVYLVGSGRMCVAGLNEANVPKVAKSFVEAAQATRG; this is translated from the coding sequence ATGACGGAACCCCTGTTTGGACAGGTCGAGCCCTTCGCCGGCGACCCGATCCTTTCGCTCAACGACAGTTTCAAGGCGGATCCCAGGTCCGAGAAGGTCAATCTCAGCATCGGCGTCTACACGGACGAAAATGGCCGCATTCCGGTGCTGGGCGCGGTCAAGGCCGGCCACGAGCGCGTCGGGTTCGCCGGGCGCCCATACCTGCCCATGGAAGGGCACGCGATCTATCGCGAGGGCGTTCAGAAGCTCGTCTTTGGCGCCGGTCATCCGGCGGTGGCTGACCGGCGCGTCGCCACCATCCAGACCCTCGGCGGCACTGGCGCGGTGGGCATCGCGGCCGACTTCCTGGCCAAGCACACCCCGGGCCGCACCGTGCTCGTCAGCGATCCGACCTGGGAGAACCATCACGGCCTGTTCCAGCGCGCGGGCTTCGAGACGGCCACCTATCCCTATTGGGACAGCGCCAGCCGGTCCGTGGATTTCGACGGCATGATCAAGGCGCTCGAGGCGGCGGAGAATGGCTCCATCGTCGTGCTGCAGCCCGTCTGCCACAACCCCACCGGTGTCGACCTCGACGAGCGCCAGCAGGACGCCGTTACCGACGTGCTGATCGCCAAGCGCCACATCGTGGTGTTCGACATGGCCTACCAGGGCTTCGGCAACGGCCTCGACGAGGACGCGGCCTTCGTGCGGCGCTACGCGGAGCGCGCGAGCTGCCTCGTGGCCAATTCCTTCTCGAAGAACTTCTCGCTCTACGGCGAGCGCTGCGGCGGCCTGAGCGTCGTCTGCCGCGATGCCGACGAGGCCGAGCGCGTGCTCGGGCAGCTGAAGCTCGCCGTGCGCCGCAGCTATTCGAGCCCGCCGATGACGGGTGGGCTTCTCGTGGCGACCGTGCTCGGCAACGACGACCTTCGGGCCCAGTGGGCCGGCGAGGTCGGGACGATGCGCACCCGCATGGACGCCATGCGCAAGCGCCTCGCCGACGAGATCCGCGCCCTGTCGAACGAAGTCGACGTGGGCTTCCTGCTCAACCAGCGCGGCATGTTCAGCTACACGGGCCTGAGCGAGGCGCAGGTTCGCGCCATGCGCGAGCGGGACGGCGTCTACCTCGTGGGATCGGGCCGCATGTGCGTGGCGGGTCTCAACGAGGCGAATGTGCCGAAGGTCGCGAAGAGCTTCGTCGAGGCCGCACAGGCGACACGCGGCTGA
- a CDS encoding SPFH domain-containing protein, whose translation MLLSGFDIFVIVLVLVVVVTIAMGIRTVPQGYAYTVERFGRYSRTLTPGLGLIVPYIDQIGKKVNVMEQVLDVPSQEAFTRDNAGVTIDAAAFYQVLDAAKASYEVADLNQALLVLTMTNIRTVVGSMDLDQLLSHRDEINERLLRVVDAAASPWGAKVTRVEIKDILPPQDLAGAMARQMKAEREKRAAVLEAEGLRQAEILRAEGQKQSQILAAEGRKEAAFRDAEARERQAEAEAKATGMVSEAITRGDLAAANFIVAEKYIDAIRALASAPNQKVVIVPIEAAGLAGTLGGIAEFTRSVFGEGGAGVKPVRSVPVAGGAERS comes from the coding sequence ATGCTGCTGAGTGGTTTCGACATCTTCGTCATCGTTCTGGTGCTCGTCGTCGTGGTGACGATCGCCATGGGCATCAGGACGGTTCCTCAGGGCTATGCCTATACGGTCGAGCGGTTCGGGCGCTATTCGCGCACGCTCACCCCGGGCCTCGGCCTGATCGTGCCCTATATCGATCAGATCGGGAAAAAGGTGAACGTCATGGAGCAGGTGCTCGACGTTCCGAGCCAGGAGGCCTTCACCCGGGACAATGCCGGCGTGACCATCGATGCCGCGGCCTTCTATCAGGTGCTCGACGCCGCGAAGGCTTCCTATGAGGTGGCCGATCTGAACCAGGCGCTCCTGGTCCTGACCATGACCAACATCCGCACGGTCGTGGGGTCCATGGATCTCGATCAGCTTCTCTCCCATCGCGACGAGATCAACGAGCGGCTCCTGCGGGTCGTCGATGCCGCAGCCTCCCCCTGGGGGGCCAAGGTCACCCGGGTCGAGATCAAGGACATCCTCCCGCCTCAGGATCTCGCCGGCGCCATGGCGCGGCAGATGAAGGCGGAGCGCGAGAAGCGCGCCGCCGTGCTCGAGGCGGAGGGTCTGCGGCAGGCGGAAATCCTGCGGGCCGAAGGTCAGAAGCAATCGCAGATCCTCGCGGCCGAAGGCCGGAAGGAAGCGGCGTTCCGCGACGCGGAGGCCCGCGAGCGGCAGGCGGAGGCCGAGGCCAAGGCCACCGGAATGGTCAGCGAGGCCATCACCCGGGGCGATCTCGCCGCCGCCAACTTCATCGTGGCGGAGAAATACATCGACGCGATCCGCGCGCTGGCCTCGGCGCCGAACCAGAAGGTGGTGATCGTGCCCATCGAGGCGGCGGGTCTTGCCGGAACCCTCGGAGGTATCGCGGAATTCACCAGATCGGTCTTCGGCGAGGGCGGGGCCGGCGTTAAGCCTGTCCGCAGCGTCCCGGTCGCGGGTGGAGCAGAGCGCTCATGA
- a CDS encoding bifunctional metallophosphatase/5'-nucleotidase, which yields MMFQSRPSAAFRAGFLGLSMLLSGTALAQEAVTIRFVQTNDIDRMSPEKGRGGFAKLATVIKEEKAKGNAFFIHAGDTISPSLLSGFDKGAHVIDILNRMGVDAMTPGNHEFDLGDAAFRARMAEAKFDVLATNIVDGNGLPANTKPDKMIDVQGVKVGFFGLTTEDTPIASSPGTIKFSSTIDTARAKAKELREKGADIVVAVAHTPLEVDMIIARSAGVDVIIGGHDEHLLAFYDGKVALTESESQGNYVVVTELAVTKATKDGKTTVTWTPNFRIVDSATVKPDPEIEAVVKGYEDKLSKELDVEIGMTETPLDSRRATVRGGEAAMGNLVADALKASVGADVAITNGGGLRADKQYEAGQKLTRRHILAEMPFGNTTVLLEVTGAQIKTALENGVSQVRELGGRFPQVSGIVAEVDVKEPVGSRVKSVKINGEPLDPAKTYKLATNDFMARGGDGYRVFTEAKSLVDVSASQLMATQVIDYVAKTGKVSPKVEGRVVLR from the coding sequence ATGATGTTTCAGAGCCGCCCTTCCGCTGCGTTTCGCGCCGGGTTTCTCGGATTGTCCATGCTTCTGTCGGGCACGGCCCTGGCGCAGGAGGCCGTGACCATCCGCTTCGTTCAGACCAACGATATCGACCGCATGAGCCCGGAGAAGGGTCGTGGCGGCTTCGCCAAGCTCGCCACCGTGATCAAGGAGGAGAAGGCCAAGGGGAATGCCTTCTTCATCCATGCGGGCGACACCATCTCCCCGTCGCTCCTGTCGGGCTTCGACAAGGGTGCCCACGTCATCGACATCCTGAACCGGATGGGCGTCGACGCCATGACGCCGGGCAACCACGAATTCGACCTCGGCGACGCTGCCTTCCGGGCCCGCATGGCGGAGGCCAAGTTCGACGTGCTCGCCACCAACATCGTCGACGGCAACGGCCTTCCGGCCAACACCAAGCCCGACAAGATGATCGACGTGCAGGGCGTGAAGGTCGGCTTCTTCGGCCTCACCACGGAAGATACCCCGATCGCCTCGAGCCCCGGCACCATCAAGTTCTCCTCCACCATCGACACGGCCCGTGCCAAGGCCAAGGAGCTGCGCGAGAAGGGGGCCGACATCGTCGTGGCAGTTGCCCACACCCCTCTCGAGGTGGATATGATCATCGCCCGTTCGGCCGGGGTCGACGTGATCATCGGCGGCCATGACGAGCACCTCCTGGCCTTCTACGACGGCAAGGTCGCGCTGACCGAGTCGGAATCGCAGGGCAACTACGTCGTCGTGACGGAGCTCGCCGTGACGAAGGCCACCAAGGACGGCAAGACCACCGTCACCTGGACGCCCAATTTCCGCATCGTCGACAGCGCCACGGTGAAGCCCGATCCGGAGATCGAGGCCGTGGTGAAGGGCTACGAGGACAAGCTTTCCAAGGAACTCGACGTCGAGATCGGCATGACGGAAACGCCCCTCGACAGCCGCCGCGCCACGGTCCGCGGGGGCGAGGCCGCCATGGGCAATCTCGTGGCCGACGCACTCAAGGCCTCGGTCGGCGCCGACGTGGCCATCACCAACGGCGGCGGCCTGCGCGCCGACAAGCAGTACGAGGCCGGCCAGAAGCTGACCCGCCGCCATATCCTGGCCGAGATGCCCTTCGGCAACACCACGGTGCTGCTCGAGGTCACCGGAGCCCAGATCAAGACGGCGCTCGAGAACGGCGTCAGCCAAGTGCGCGAGCTCGGCGGCCGCTTCCCGCAGGTTTCCGGCATCGTGGCGGAAGTCGACGTGAAGGAGCCGGTCGGCAGCCGGGTGAAGTCGGTCAAGATCAACGGCGAGCCGCTCGATCCCGCCAAGACCTACAAGCTGGCCACCAACGACTTCATGGCCCGCGGCGGCGACGGCTACCGCGTGTTCACGGAAGCCAAGTCGCTGGTCGATGTCTCGGCGAGCCAGCTGATGGCCACGCAGGTGATCGACTACGTGGCCAAGACCGGAAAAGTGTCGCCGAAGGTCGAGGGCCGCGTCGTCCTGCGCTGA
- a CDS encoding DUF2243 domain-containing protein, which yields MGATGADRRLRWSGCLLGFALGGFFDGILLHQILQWHHLLSAIDPDNARFQVAADGYFHALMYVIAAAGLWMLATSKRVSVRLLLAGMLIGFGLWHGVDAVLSHWTLGIHRIRMDSAHPLAWDLGWFGAFGLVPMMAGWVMWRRSGQDGDGGLRSATTARLMVALLVAAAGYQALRPQGGAFTTALFAPGTDQAHVMRAVASVGGELVWTDRTGELVMIRLAGAASGWRLFREGAILVSGAGLPPGCFGNLRT from the coding sequence ATGGGAGCAACCGGAGCCGACCGGCGCCTGCGATGGTCAGGCTGTCTGCTCGGGTTTGCCCTCGGCGGGTTCTTCGACGGCATCCTGCTGCACCAGATCCTGCAGTGGCATCATCTTCTCAGCGCCATCGACCCGGACAACGCGCGGTTCCAGGTTGCCGCGGACGGGTACTTCCATGCGCTCATGTACGTCATCGCGGCGGCGGGCCTCTGGATGCTGGCGACATCGAAACGGGTATCCGTCCGCCTCCTGCTGGCCGGCATGCTGATCGGATTCGGCCTGTGGCACGGGGTCGATGCGGTCCTGTCCCATTGGACGCTCGGCATCCATCGCATCCGCATGGACAGCGCCCATCCGCTGGCCTGGGATCTCGGATGGTTCGGGGCCTTCGGTCTCGTGCCCATGATGGCCGGATGGGTGATGTGGCGCAGGTCCGGCCAGGACGGAGACGGCGGACTGCGCTCCGCCACGACGGCGCGCCTCATGGTCGCTCTTCTCGTTGCCGCGGCAGGCTACCAGGCCCTCCGACCGCAGGGCGGCGCGTTCACGACGGCGCTGTTCGCGCCCGGAACCGACCAGGCGCATGTGATGAGAGCCGTCGCTTCCGTCGGCGGGGAGCTCGTCTGGACGGACCGGACCGGCGAGCTCGTGATGATCCGCCTCGCCGGCGCGGCCTCCGGGTGGAGGCTGTTTCGCGAAGGCGCCATCCTGGTCAGCGGGGCGGGTCTGCCCCCTGGATGCTTCGGCAATCTGCGCACCTGA
- the hemH gene encoding ferrochelatase, whose protein sequence is MNESVSLTDLRQGVRPVDHPAVRTGRIGVLLMNLGTPEGTSYWPMRAYLKEFLSDRRVIETPRLLWWPILNLIILTKRPGPKGRDYATIWNNERDEGPLKTITRNQAEKVTDHLKSVAGDRITVDWAMRYGKPEVRERIQALLDQGCDRILLVPLYPQYAAATSATACDQAFRALMDMRWQPSVRVSPPYHDDPVYIDSVVASMKKELAKLTFEPEVILVSFHGVPKEYLLKGDPYHCQCVKTWRLMREAFGWSPDRFRMSFQSRFGTAEWLQPYTDKTVEALAKSGVKRMAIVAPGFSADCLETLEELNGENREIFMHNGGEEFAYLPCLNDSDDGMRVINHIVERELQGWI, encoded by the coding sequence ATGAACGAGAGTGTGAGTCTGACCGATCTTCGCCAGGGCGTGCGCCCGGTGGACCACCCGGCCGTACGAACCGGGCGGATCGGCGTGCTTCTGATGAACCTTGGCACGCCCGAGGGCACCAGCTACTGGCCCATGCGCGCCTATCTGAAGGAGTTCCTGTCGGACCGGCGCGTGATCGAGACGCCCCGTCTCCTGTGGTGGCCGATCCTCAACCTGATCATCCTCACCAAGCGCCCCGGCCCCAAGGGCCGCGACTACGCCACGATCTGGAACAACGAGCGCGACGAGGGCCCGCTCAAGACCATCACGCGCAACCAGGCGGAGAAGGTCACCGATCACCTGAAAAGCGTTGCGGGCGACAGGATCACGGTCGATTGGGCCATGCGCTACGGCAAGCCGGAGGTTCGCGAGCGCATTCAAGCCCTGCTCGACCAGGGCTGCGACCGCATCCTCCTGGTGCCGCTCTACCCGCAATATGCGGCCGCCACTTCGGCGACGGCCTGCGACCAAGCCTTCCGGGCGCTGATGGACATGCGCTGGCAGCCGAGCGTGCGGGTCTCGCCGCCCTACCACGACGATCCCGTCTATATCGATTCGGTCGTGGCCTCGATGAAGAAGGAGCTGGCGAAGCTCACCTTCGAGCCGGAAGTGATTCTCGTGTCGTTCCATGGCGTGCCCAAGGAATACCTGCTGAAAGGCGACCCCTATCACTGCCAGTGCGTGAAGACCTGGCGCCTGATGCGGGAGGCCTTCGGATGGTCGCCGGACCGGTTCCGCATGAGCTTCCAATCCCGCTTCGGCACGGCGGAATGGCTCCAGCCCTATACGGACAAGACCGTGGAGGCGCTCGCCAAAAGCGGCGTGAAGCGCATGGCCATCGTGGCTCCCGGTTTCTCGGCCGATTGCCTGGAGACCCTGGAAGAGCTCAATGGCGAGAACCGCGAGATCTTCATGCACAACGGCGGCGAGGAATTCGCCTATCTGCCCTGCCTGAACGACAGCGACGACGGCATGCGGGTCATCAACCACATCGTCGAGCGCGAGCTGCAAGGCTGGATCTAG
- a CDS encoding sensor histidine kinase yields the protein MQYYTRPESMSLSQKRRRRSLARGRLTLFMGLFGVAFILLTFGYIAWEQRNRLIQRNEDDLRNAAFFLADHTARLLEVTDLTLKQTTALMQGQSWDQVEGSTVLWQQIHAVQEALPYIEDVWLNDSSGRLRLTSAQFPAPKTNLSGRDVFNAQIAADQGLFIGEPILGRVTKTPTFMISRRLQAGSAEFGGTAAVTVSLSYFYDYWSKIRLPKGSRVALLRASDATVIAQHPPPPDGLSFAPIDKAAFDTALASANRAGLYSFISMNQERVGAYRQVGAMPLYINVSMPEDAYWTPWFVQTRLYGAFALIALLALLALTVLASEQFQEQAANAALLERQVALRTSELRTETAALEVLNRTGSVLAAELDLDRIIESVVDAGIELTDAQFGAFFCGASQEGSEHYGKFEPAGLRDAFALVNIWEICAPAFREGRTVRLDNIAVEQGHDGTPFTMDATADAPVIRSILAVPVVLRTGDVHGILVFGHERAGMFNRRSERLLAGLTAQAAIALENSRLYRNAQGEIEERKQAQTQQSLLIRELHHRVKNTLATVQAVVGATARSALSIDDFYQAFVGRIISLANTHSLLTEAVWQTASLREILEKELRPYNDTRGERIVLDGPAVDLPSEAAVPIGMAIHELTTNAAKYGALSVPGGHVAISWEAEPAEDGTRLRLTWEERGGPAVSAPTRQGFGSRLLHRVLATQLNAKVETDFNPTGLRVAIDAVLKQARFPEMGV from the coding sequence TTGCAGTATTACACGCGCCCTGAATCGATGAGCCTGTCCCAGAAGCGGCGTCGCCGTTCCCTTGCGCGCGGGCGTCTCACTCTGTTCATGGGCCTGTTCGGTGTCGCGTTCATTCTCCTGACCTTCGGCTACATCGCCTGGGAACAGCGCAACCGCCTGATCCAGCGCAACGAGGACGACCTTCGAAACGCGGCCTTCTTTCTGGCCGATCATACGGCCCGACTCCTGGAGGTGACGGATCTGACGCTGAAGCAGACCACCGCCCTCATGCAGGGACAGAGCTGGGATCAGGTGGAAGGCTCGACGGTCTTGTGGCAGCAGATCCACGCGGTTCAGGAGGCGTTACCCTATATCGAGGACGTGTGGCTCAACGACTCGAGCGGACGACTGCGCCTGACGTCGGCGCAATTCCCGGCCCCGAAAACGAATCTGTCCGGAAGGGACGTCTTCAATGCGCAGATTGCCGCCGATCAGGGCTTGTTCATTGGGGAGCCGATCCTGGGTCGGGTCACGAAGACACCGACATTCATGATCAGCCGCCGTCTCCAAGCCGGCAGCGCGGAATTCGGCGGCACCGCGGCGGTCACCGTCTCCCTGTCCTATTTCTACGATTACTGGTCGAAGATCCGACTGCCGAAGGGCAGCCGGGTCGCCCTGTTGCGCGCCTCCGATGCCACGGTCATCGCGCAGCATCCTCCGCCGCCCGATGGCCTCTCCTTCGCGCCCATCGACAAGGCGGCGTTCGACACGGCGCTCGCTTCGGCGAACCGGGCCGGGCTCTATTCCTTCATCAGCATGAACCAGGAGCGTGTCGGAGCCTATCGCCAGGTCGGCGCAATGCCGCTCTACATCAATGTCAGCATGCCGGAGGATGCGTACTGGACGCCCTGGTTCGTCCAGACCCGACTCTATGGGGCCTTCGCACTGATCGCCCTTCTGGCGCTGCTCGCGCTCACGGTGCTGGCGTCCGAGCAGTTCCAGGAGCAGGCCGCCAACGCGGCGCTGCTCGAGCGGCAGGTGGCGCTGCGGACAAGCGAATTGCGGACGGAAACCGCGGCCCTGGAAGTCCTCAACCGTACGGGCAGCGTGCTTGCGGCCGAACTCGATCTCGACCGCATCATCGAGAGCGTCGTCGATGCCGGGATCGAGCTGACCGACGCACAGTTCGGTGCCTTTTTTTGCGGCGCATCCCAGGAGGGAAGCGAGCATTACGGCAAGTTCGAGCCCGCCGGGCTCCGCGACGCCTTTGCCCTCGTGAACATCTGGGAGATCTGCGCTCCGGCGTTCCGGGAGGGCAGGACGGTTCGTCTTGACAATATCGCCGTGGAGCAGGGGCACGACGGCACGCCCTTCACGATGGATGCGACGGCGGACGCGCCCGTGATCCGCAGCATCCTGGCCGTGCCGGTGGTTCTGCGGACAGGGGACGTCCACGGCATTCTCGTCTTCGGGCACGAGAGGGCGGGCATGTTCAATCGCCGCTCCGAGCGCCTTCTGGCCGGTCTGACCGCCCAGGCGGCCATCGCGCTCGAGAACAGCCGCCTCTACCGCAATGCTCAGGGCGAGATCGAGGAGCGTAAGCAGGCGCAGACGCAGCAATCCCTGCTGATCCGCGAACTCCATCACCGGGTGAAGAACACCCTGGCCACGGTCCAGGCGGTGGTGGGCGCGACCGCGCGCTCCGCCCTGAGCATCGACGATTTCTATCAGGCCTTCGTCGGGCGCATCATCTCGCTCGCCAACACGCATTCCCTGCTGACCGAAGCCGTGTGGCAGACCGCGTCCCTGCGCGAGATCCTGGAGAAGGAGCTTCGGCCCTACAACGACACCCGGGGCGAGAGAATCGTTCTCGACGGTCCTGCCGTTGATCTGCCCTCCGAGGCGGCCGTACCCATCGGCATGGCGATCCACGAACTGACGACCAACGCGGCGAAATACGGAGCGCTGTCGGTCCCCGGCGGTCACGTGGCCATCTCGTGGGAAGCGGAGCCGGCGGAGGACGGGACCCGGCTCAGGCTCACCTGGGAAGAGCGGGGAGGCCCGGCCGTGTCGGCCCCCACCCGACAGGGATTCGGCTCGCGCCTGCTGCACCGGGTGCTGGCCACGCAGCTCAACGCCAAGGTGGAAACCGATTTCAATCCGACGGGATTGCGCGTTGCCATCGACGCCGTGCTCAAGCAGGCGCGGTTTCCGGAAATGGGCGTCTGA